The Sphingopyxis fribergensis genome contains a region encoding:
- a CDS encoding conjugal transfer protein TraD translates to MREWVVKRRERTRQLIELGGLVTKAGLVDLTDDDRAMLYGAFLWMADKLRSERGDHAAALWKRRGKRAFEADALPDNNSIAMGAP, encoded by the coding sequence CGAGCGAACGCGCCAACTGATCGAGTTGGGCGGCCTCGTCACGAAAGCGGGACTTGTCGATCTCACCGACGATGATCGCGCGATGCTCTATGGCGCGTTCCTATGGATGGCCGACAAGCTGCGAAGCGAACGGGGAGATCATGCCGCCGCGCTGTGGAAGCGTCGCGGCAAGCGCGCGTTCGAGGCGGACGCCTTGCCCGACAATAATTCGATTGCCATGGGCGCGCCATGA
- a CDS encoding sigma-70 family RNA polymerase sigma factor, whose product MTTHVGCGDADTSKREARSAATSPRSPAVAFDAFYRAEHARMLGYFRRKAGRDDAADLAQDAFTLFLRSGALDRVDHPQAYLIRIARNLLINRARGQKRAGAVFYPFDEECDAPVPPDQLRRIEEIDIRRVFRPTLLAMPPRTRRIFLMSRLRQQTYREIAQQLGITDKAVEHHISRALARCRKAFAARYA is encoded by the coding sequence ATGACCACGCATGTCGGCTGCGGTGACGCCGACACAAGCAAACGCGAGGCCCGTTCGGCTGCCACGTCGCCCCGTTCGCCTGCCGTTGCATTCGATGCCTTCTATCGAGCCGAACACGCACGGATGCTCGGCTATTTCAGGCGAAAGGCTGGACGCGACGACGCCGCCGACCTGGCGCAAGACGCCTTCACGCTGTTCCTGCGCAGCGGCGCGCTGGACAGGGTCGATCATCCCCAGGCCTATCTGATCCGGATCGCGCGCAACTTGCTGATCAACCGGGCACGCGGGCAGAAACGGGCTGGCGCCGTCTTCTATCCATTCGATGAAGAATGCGATGCGCCGGTTCCTCCCGATCAGTTGCGACGGATCGAAGAAATCGACATCCGGCGCGTCTTTCGGCCGACGCTACTGGCGATGCCGCCGAGGACGCGGCGCATCTTCCTGATGAGTCGGCTGCGGCAGCAGACTTACCGCGAGATCGCACAGCAACTCGGCATCACCGACAAAGCCGTCGAGCACCATATATCGCGCGCGCTGGCCCGATGCCGCAAGGCGTTCGCCGCGCGATACGCTTGA
- a CDS encoding RNA polymerase sigma factor: MTARPEIATFEDVYRAEYPRLLRRLTRRVGPDDARDFAQEAFARFHHSGKLPVLNQPGAYLNRIARNMLIDRARRRKKQDRPIFFPFEEDRDAVSRAEQTWRIEAIDLLRLYRQAVRAMPPKTRRVFVMHRIHRLTYKEIAERVGISAATVEYHMMRALTLCRAAVAVQW; the protein is encoded by the coding sequence ATGACCGCCCGCCCGGAGATCGCGACATTCGAGGATGTCTACCGTGCCGAATATCCGCGCCTGCTGCGCAGGCTGACGCGGCGGGTCGGCCCCGATGATGCGCGCGACTTTGCGCAGGAGGCCTTCGCCCGGTTCCACCACAGCGGAAAGCTGCCGGTGCTCAACCAGCCGGGCGCCTATCTCAACCGGATCGCGCGCAACATGCTGATCGATCGTGCCCGTCGGAGGAAGAAGCAGGATCGACCGATCTTCTTCCCGTTCGAGGAAGACCGTGACGCGGTTTCGCGCGCCGAGCAGACATGGCGGATCGAGGCAATCGACCTGCTGCGCCTCTATCGGCAGGCGGTGCGCGCCATGCCGCCCAAAACGCGGCGCGTCTTCGTGATGCACCGCATCCACCGCCTGACCTACAAGGAGATCGCGGAGCGGGTCGGCATTAGCGCCGCGACCGTCGAGTACCACATGATGCGGGCGTTGACGCTTTGCCGCGCCGCGGTCGCCGTACAATGGTGA